A window from Sinorhizobium fredii encodes these proteins:
- a CDS encoding zinc-finger domain-containing protein, producing the protein MAGHSIPHFQNDGGHRVIEIGVKEFMCTGASVPFDHPHIFIDMGDDNEKVCSYCSTLYRYNASLKATETIPPGCLFETKAA; encoded by the coding sequence ATGGCCGGCCACAGCATCCCCCATTTCCAGAATGACGGCGGGCACCGGGTTATCGAGATCGGCGTCAAGGAATTCATGTGCACCGGCGCATCCGTTCCCTTCGATCACCCCCATATCTTCATCGACATGGGCGACGACAACGAGAAGGTCTGCTCCTATTGCTCGACGCTCTATCGCTACAACGCGAGCCTGAAGGCGACAGAGACGATTCCGCCGGGCTGTCTCTTCGAGACCAAGGCGGCCTGA